One genomic segment of Pedobacter endophyticus includes these proteins:
- a CDS encoding DUF5131 family protein: MSTSTIEWTEITWNPVTGCTKLSPGCKFCYAEVMSKRLKSMRLPKYSDGFKIRTHPDTLNIPFTWKKPRVVFVNSMSDLFHEQVPASFIIAVFEVMNNTPQHTYQVLTKRAERLLELSDSLKWTDNIWMGVSIENQDYAYRADYLAKTPAVTKFLSIEPLIGEVSLINIKDMNWIIVGGESGHKARQVEHNWITKIRLMSEDFGIPFFFKQWGKSKFNSNPLDPTIDKNHPHHAKGGCELDGTIYRAMPTIS; encoded by the coding sequence ATGTCAACATCAACCATAGAATGGACTGAAATAACTTGGAATCCTGTTACAGGGTGCACTAAGTTAAGCCCTGGTTGTAAATTTTGTTATGCAGAAGTGATGTCGAAGAGACTTAAGTCCATGCGACTTCCTAAATATTCAGACGGCTTTAAAATCAGAACTCATCCTGATACACTTAACATCCCATTTACATGGAAAAAACCAAGGGTAGTTTTTGTAAACTCTATGAGTGACCTTTTTCACGAACAAGTTCCTGCATCTTTTATAATTGCTGTCTTTGAGGTTATGAATAATACTCCTCAACACACGTACCAGGTTTTAACAAAAAGAGCAGAAAGGCTGCTGGAACTATCCGATTCTCTGAAATGGACAGATAATATCTGGATGGGAGTTTCCATTGAAAATCAAGATTATGCATACCGAGCTGATTACCTTGCAAAAACGCCTGCTGTCACCAAGTTTTTATCGATTGAACCATTAATAGGAGAAGTGTCTCTCATCAATATAAAAGATATGAATTGGATTATCGTAGGTGGAGAATCTGGACATAAAGCAAGACAAGTAGAACATAATTGGATAACTAAAATTCGTTTAATGTCTGAAGATTTTGGAATACCTTTTTTCTTCAAACAATGGGGCAAGTCAAAATTCAACTCTAACCCACTAGATCCTACAATTGATAAAAATCATCCTCATCATGCGAAAGGCGGTTGTGAGTTGGATGGTACCATTTATCGAGCTATGCCAACTATTTCTTGA
- the tcmP gene encoding three-Cys-motif partner protein TcmP, with product MKNEFGGSWTERKVIILEKYVHAYLKIMNNKNFHLTYFDGFAGSGDIKIGKKESFKVIAGAGKRIIQITDPIGFDIYYFVEKNENKRLQLDADLKATRNDENIFTVTDDCNDALLRFSAFISSTKKRRGLAFLDPFGMNLDWNTLESLKGLGVDLWILCPTGVGANRLLKRDSDISDAWWERLERFFGIGRNDIANSIYQEYTNTNLFGEESLATVKASKANQKLFEIYKNKMLSIFDFVSEPYIMVNKNKSIMYHFFCASNNATAVKLANSIMGSAIKK from the coding sequence ATGAAAAATGAATTTGGCGGCTCTTGGACCGAAAGAAAAGTCATAATACTTGAAAAGTATGTCCATGCCTATCTTAAGATAATGAATAACAAGAATTTTCACTTGACTTATTTTGATGGTTTTGCAGGTAGTGGAGATATAAAAATCGGGAAAAAAGAAAGTTTCAAAGTGATTGCTGGGGCCGGTAAAAGAATAATACAAATAACAGATCCAATTGGATTTGACATTTACTATTTTGTTGAAAAAAATGAAAATAAGAGGCTTCAATTAGATGCGGACTTGAAGGCAACGAGAAACGATGAAAATATATTTACCGTTACAGATGATTGTAATGATGCTCTTTTAAGGTTTTCAGCCTTTATCTCTTCAACTAAAAAACGGAGAGGTTTGGCATTTCTAGATCCTTTCGGGATGAATTTAGATTGGAACACATTGGAATCATTGAAAGGTTTGGGCGTTGATTTATGGATTTTATGTCCTACAGGTGTGGGGGCGAATAGACTATTGAAGAGAGATAGTGACATTTCAGATGCATGGTGGGAAAGACTTGAAAGATTTTTCGGTATTGGAAGGAACGATATTGCCAATAGTATTTATCAAGAATATACCAATACCAATCTTTTTGGTGAAGAAAGTTTGGCTACTGTAAAAGCATCAAAGGCTAATCAGAAATTATTTGAAATATACAAAAATAAAATGCTTAGTATTTTTGATTTCGTTTCTGAGCCGTATATCATGGTCAACAAGAATAAATCGATAATGTATCATTTTTTTTGCGCATCTAACAACGCTACAGCGGTTAAACTTGCAAACAGTATCATGGGTAGCGCAATCAAGAAATAG
- a CDS encoding DUF262 domain-containing protein — translation MINDQDNESEEIDFEGEQTLSIDALEDTESNEEDVYPYKNINIARDTLSAFQLFRKYKNDIIKLDPEFQREGVWNQKQRSELIESIIIGIPLPILYIKENKDGNWILIDGRQRLSTIFDFMGNRFSLSNLSILKEFNGRKFSEEIERSVSRESKHKEFLDSNIRGKIEDVNLVLHIIKEPTPERLTYDLFDRVNRGGTRLNNQEMRNAIYQGSSTKFLKALSKIDTFKLVTSNIPTTRMKDRYLVLRTISFYLWKKKMSKENGAFIEYRSDLEDFLSKSMRFLNQYSFDITALDKDNYSIDEIEEKILSIGSPYSNLLKSFDKAMQNAYYLFGDDCFRLPRDGKIRRPINMALFEVLVYFFIELENEFSTKEEQIRQAYKNLIENTKFKSSNLEDDNFVKSLTYTVDSNKAVQRRFSLVEQSIKLIKAN, via the coding sequence ATGATTAACGATCAAGATAATGAAAGTGAAGAAATCGATTTCGAAGGCGAGCAAACTTTAAGCATTGACGCATTAGAAGATACGGAGAGCAATGAAGAAGATGTTTATCCGTATAAAAATATAAATATTGCTCGGGATACTCTTTCTGCATTTCAACTTTTCAGAAAATACAAAAATGATATAATTAAGCTTGATCCTGAGTTTCAGCGGGAGGGTGTATGGAACCAAAAACAAAGATCTGAGCTAATTGAATCTATTATTATAGGAATACCGTTGCCGATACTCTATATTAAAGAAAACAAGGATGGAAATTGGATTTTAATTGATGGTAGACAACGTCTTTCAACTATTTTCGATTTCATGGGCAATCGATTTTCCCTATCTAACTTAAGTATCTTAAAAGAATTCAATGGTAGAAAATTTAGTGAGGAAATAGAGCGGAGTGTTTCACGAGAAAGTAAACACAAAGAGTTTTTAGACTCAAATATTAGAGGTAAAATCGAAGACGTTAATCTTGTCCTACATATAATTAAAGAACCTACCCCAGAAAGACTTACTTATGATTTATTTGACAGAGTTAACCGCGGAGGTACTCGACTAAATAATCAAGAAATGAGAAATGCTATTTACCAAGGAAGTTCGACAAAGTTCTTAAAGGCTCTAAGCAAAATTGATACCTTTAAACTTGTAACTTCAAACATTCCCACAACTCGAATGAAAGATAGGTATTTAGTATTAAGGACAATTTCATTTTATCTTTGGAAGAAAAAAATGAGCAAGGAAAATGGGGCTTTCATAGAATATAGAAGTGATTTGGAAGACTTTTTGTCGAAATCTATGAGATTCTTAAATCAGTACTCTTTTGATATTACCGCATTGGATAAAGATAATTATTCGATTGACGAAATTGAAGAGAAGATTCTTTCGATAGGTTCACCATATTCAAATTTGTTAAAGTCTTTCGATAAAGCTATGCAGAATGCCTACTACTTGTTCGGAGATGATTGTTTTAGACTCCCCAGGGATGGTAAAATCAGAAGACCAATTAACATGGCCTTATTTGAAGTGTTAGTTTACTTTTTTATAGAATTAGAAAATGAGTTTTCTACAAAAGAAGAACAGATAAGACAGGCCTATAAAAATTTGATTGAAAACACGAAATTCAAATCTTCTAATTTAGAAGATGATAATTTTGTAAAAAGCTTAACCTATACTGTCGACAGCAATAAAGCTGTGCAAAGGAGATTTTCACTTGTCGAACAATCCATAAAATTGATAAAAGCGAACTGA
- a CDS encoding GDSL-type esterase/lipase family protein — MKKSFLTILILHLFILTSFAQKNPPFWDDVQTIKKYDRMYKPPVSPVLFVGSSSIRKWDDLTQVFAKYNALNRGVGGAVINDITFYLNDIVFPYQPKQIVLYVGENDLPNEDVTPDTVLNRTKVLFKAIRAKLPNVPIVYIAMKPSPSREKFREKAEASNALIQKFLAGDANTTFVDIYPLMLTKDGKLRPELFVKDMLHMNADGYAIWRKAVEKYLIK, encoded by the coding sequence ATGAAAAAGTCATTTCTAACCATCCTCATTCTTCATTTATTTATTCTAACTTCTTTTGCTCAAAAAAATCCACCGTTTTGGGATGACGTGCAAACCATAAAAAAGTACGACCGGATGTATAAGCCGCCGGTTAGTCCTGTGCTCTTCGTTGGAAGTTCCTCGATAAGAAAATGGGACGATCTTACCCAGGTTTTCGCAAAATATAATGCACTAAACCGAGGCGTCGGCGGAGCGGTAATTAACGACATTACTTTTTACTTAAACGATATTGTATTTCCGTACCAACCCAAGCAAATTGTGCTTTATGTGGGCGAAAACGATTTACCGAACGAAGACGTTACACCCGATACGGTTCTGAACAGAACAAAGGTTTTGTTTAAGGCCATCAGGGCGAAATTGCCAAACGTCCCCATTGTTTATATCGCTATGAAACCAAGCCCGAGCAGGGAGAAGTTCAGGGAAAAAGCAGAAGCCTCGAACGCATTAATTCAGAAATTTTTAGCTGGCGATGCCAATACAACTTTTGTAGACATTTATCCGTTAATGTTAACCAAAGATGGAAAACTAAGACCAGAGTTATTTGTGAAAGATATGCTGCACATGAATGCCGATGGTTATGCAATTTGGCGAAAAGCCGTTGAAAAATACCTCATTAAATAA
- a CDS encoding TonB-dependent receptor has protein sequence MPNKNYLAVLFLIVFHFSVFAQNKFTLSGTVRDASTGETLIGATVRITGATTAAGLTNAYGYFALTQPAGSYTVAISYTGYATTSKTINLDKDLKLNTELRAANDLAEVTVSASNRKNENVKSAQMGLEKVDMQSLNSIPVLLGEKDVLKTIQLLPGVKSGGEGNTGFYVRGGAADQNLILLDEAVVYNSSHLLGFFSTFNADAIKDVSLYKGGMPAQYGGRLSSVLDVKMDDGNNKEYQFQGGIGLIASRFKAEGPIVKDRGSFMVSFRRTYIDLFLRASPDSSINGSTLNFYDINAKANYKIDDKNTIYISGYFGKDNIGVKDLFENNWGNVTTTIRLNHIFNDRLFSNTSLIYNNYNYTVRLLSDATKFKATSLVRDFNLKEDFQYFSNKHILRFGLNATQHRISPIAITTNQESQVNPLTQEKRYGLESAAYISDEWAVNEKLNLLYGVRLAAFSLMGPGNFSTYDAAGNTTSTESVGSGKFYKTYLNLEPRFSVSYLFNDENSIKASYNRNTQNIHILTNATSSSPTDQYVLSSNNIKPEIADQIAIGYFKNLKENNYEFSGEIYYKWLQNQIDYKNAAQLLANSNVESELLYGVGRAYGMELFFKKKFGRLNGWVGYTLSRTERKFAQLNNGNYFPSRQDRTHDVSVVGIYNLNKRWTFSSSFIYSTGNAVTFPAGKYGIGGQTAYYYTQRNAGRMPYNMRLDLSATLEGKNRGKYHSSWNFGVYNALARKNPYSIEFIDDPNDPTKTVAEQTSLFGLIPSVTWNFKF, from the coding sequence ATGCCCAACAAAAATTATTTAGCCGTACTCTTCCTTATTGTATTCCATTTTTCTGTTTTTGCACAAAACAAGTTCACGCTAAGCGGAACGGTGAGAGACGCAAGTACCGGCGAAACACTCATTGGGGCAACGGTTCGCATTACAGGCGCCACTACAGCGGCAGGTTTAACCAATGCTTACGGCTATTTTGCGCTTACTCAACCCGCCGGTAGCTACACCGTGGCCATAAGTTACACTGGTTATGCAACAACGAGCAAAACAATTAATTTAGATAAGGATTTAAAACTGAACACGGAGCTTAGGGCGGCGAACGATTTGGCAGAAGTAACGGTAAGTGCCAGTAACCGAAAAAACGAGAACGTTAAAAGTGCACAAATGGGTCTGGAAAAGGTGGATATGCAATCTTTAAATAGCATTCCTGTTTTGCTGGGCGAAAAAGATGTGCTCAAAACCATTCAATTGCTTCCCGGTGTAAAATCGGGAGGAGAGGGCAATACTGGCTTTTATGTTCGGGGCGGAGCAGCCGATCAGAACCTGATCTTACTTGATGAAGCGGTAGTTTATAATTCATCACACTTACTGGGTTTCTTTTCTACTTTCAATGCCGATGCCATCAAAGATGTTAGCCTCTATAAAGGCGGAATGCCAGCGCAGTACGGTGGTCGTTTATCGTCGGTTTTGGATGTTAAAATGGACGACGGCAATAACAAAGAATATCAGTTTCAAGGCGGTATTGGCTTAATTGCCTCACGTTTTAAGGCCGAAGGACCAATTGTAAAAGATCGTGGCTCTTTTATGGTCAGCTTTAGGCGAACGTATATCGACTTGTTTTTAAGGGCTTCGCCTGATTCATCGATCAATGGCAGTACTTTGAACTTTTATGATATCAACGCCAAGGCGAATTATAAGATCGATGATAAAAACACCATTTATATTTCGGGCTATTTTGGCAAGGACAATATCGGCGTGAAAGATCTGTTTGAAAATAACTGGGGAAATGTAACCACAACGATCAGGTTAAACCACATTTTTAACGACAGGTTATTTTCCAATACATCGCTAATTTATAACAACTACAATTATACTGTTCGGCTGCTAAGTGATGCGACAAAGTTTAAAGCCACATCGTTGGTTCGCGATTTCAATTTAAAAGAAGATTTTCAATATTTCAGCAATAAGCACATTTTGAGGTTTGGCCTTAACGCAACACAGCATCGCATTTCGCCAATTGCCATTACAACCAACCAGGAGTCGCAGGTGAATCCGCTCACGCAGGAAAAACGGTACGGACTAGAATCTGCAGCTTATATTTCTGACGAGTGGGCGGTAAACGAAAAGCTCAACTTGCTGTATGGGGTTCGATTAGCGGCCTTTTCGTTAATGGGGCCGGGTAATTTTAGTACTTATGATGCGGCAGGAAACACAACTTCGACAGAAAGTGTAGGCAGTGGGAAATTTTATAAAACTTATCTGAACCTCGAGCCGCGTTTCTCGGTAAGCTACCTCTTTAACGATGAAAATTCCATCAAGGCATCGTACAACAGAAATACGCAAAATATCCATATTTTAACCAATGCTACCTCCAGTTCGCCAACCGATCAGTACGTGCTTAGCAGCAATAACATTAAGCCAGAAATTGCCGATCAAATTGCAATTGGGTATTTTAAGAACCTGAAGGAAAACAATTACGAATTTTCTGGCGAGATTTACTACAAATGGCTGCAAAATCAAATCGACTATAAAAACGCGGCCCAGCTATTGGCCAACTCAAATGTAGAATCGGAATTGCTTTACGGCGTTGGCCGGGCCTATGGCATGGAACTGTTCTTCAAGAAAAAATTTGGCAGGCTAAATGGTTGGGTCGGCTATACCTTATCGCGAACGGAACGGAAGTTTGCGCAACTGAACAACGGCAATTATTTCCCTTCGAGGCAAGATCGTACCCACGATGTTTCGGTTGTTGGAATCTACAATTTGAATAAACGGTGGACGTTTTCATCGAGCTTCATTTACAGCACGGGCAACGCGGTAACGTTTCCGGCAGGAAAATATGGCATTGGCGGACAAACCGCGTACTATTACACCCAGCGTAATGCGGGCAGAATGCCTTATAACATGCGGTTGGATTTAAGCGCTACACTTGAGGGGAAAAACCGGGGTAAATATCATTCGAGCTGGAACTTTGGAGTGTACAATGCCCTTGCTCGAAAAAACCCGTATTCCATTGAGTTTATTGATGACCCGAACGACCCGACTAAAACGGTGGCAGAGCAAACCTCGCTTTTTGGACTTATTCCTTCAGTTACCTGGAACTTTAAATTTTAA
- a CDS encoding cupin domain-containing protein, translating into MEISTIDRRNILKCLALAMGVAIVPEYAIAGLGNHNNIEVSSIDGFQPIHIKSGEGKKGKIGDGDIIFKLDKTQTDGHLGVTESTLPVGILGAPPHFHKGFDEICRVTQGTLTILVGEKIFEVNEGDWHLRPRGIVHSFLEYWH; encoded by the coding sequence ATGGAAATTTCAACAATCGATCGGCGAAACATTTTAAAATGTTTAGCGCTTGCCATGGGTGTAGCAATCGTTCCAGAATATGCAATTGCGGGGTTAGGAAATCATAACAATATTGAAGTCTCTTCCATTGACGGCTTTCAACCAATACATATAAAAAGTGGAGAAGGGAAAAAGGGAAAAATTGGTGATGGAGATATTATTTTCAAGCTGGATAAGACTCAAACAGATGGTCACTTAGGCGTAACTGAATCAACTTTACCGGTAGGCATACTCGGTGCACCACCTCATTTCCATAAAGGATTTGATGAAATATGCAGAGTAACTCAAGGAACCCTTACGATTCTTGTTGGTGAGAAAATCTTTGAAGTCAATGAAGGTGATTGGCACCTGCGACCAAGAGGAATTGTGCATAGCTTTTTGGAATACTGGCACTAA
- a CDS encoding DUF4249 domain-containing protein: MKKIVYIALFALSFLGCKKIISIDTENAAAQIVIEGKINDRLADQQIKITKSVGYTEASVFPAVSGAAVKVTDSKGVKYIFTETSPGVYTSRMKGVYGVTYTMNVAAEGKNYTASSKMPNFVKIDSIGIINNSFFGNEVKTTAAYLVDPEDEANFYRFTLNKNGINSKGIYVNNDRLTNGNKLRIQLFFDSGSDDDDEDDLVSGDKVAVEMESIDSNIFDYWYALSGQAGRGPNQGTTPANPTSNISNNALGYFSANTYQKITATVK, from the coding sequence ATGAAAAAAATAGTATACATCGCACTTTTTGCACTTTCGTTTTTGGGGTGTAAGAAAATCATCAGCATCGATACCGAAAACGCCGCTGCGCAAATCGTTATTGAGGGGAAAATTAATGATCGTTTAGCCGATCAACAAATCAAGATCACAAAAAGTGTGGGCTACACCGAGGCGAGTGTGTTTCCGGCAGTTTCGGGCGCTGCAGTAAAAGTTACTGACAGTAAAGGTGTTAAATACATTTTTACCGAAACATCGCCGGGTGTTTATACCAGCAGGATGAAAGGGGTGTACGGCGTTACCTATACCATGAACGTTGCGGCAGAAGGTAAAAACTACACAGCCAGTTCAAAAATGCCCAACTTCGTTAAAATCGATTCGATTGGTATTATTAACAACTCATTCTTTGGTAACGAAGTTAAAACAACTGCCGCATATTTAGTAGACCCCGAAGATGAAGCCAATTTTTACCGCTTCACCCTGAACAAAAACGGGATAAATTCAAAAGGCATTTACGTAAATAACGATCGACTTACGAATGGCAATAAGTTGCGCATTCAACTGTTTTTTGATAGCGGCAGTGATGACGACGATGAAGATGATCTGGTAAGCGGAGACAAGGTAGCTGTTGAAATGGAAAGCATTGATAGCAATATTTTCGATTATTGGTATGCTTTAAGTGGTCAGGCGGGTAGAGGGCCAAATCAGGGCACAACGCCAGCAAACCCAACCTCTAACATTTCCAATAATGCGCTGGGGTATTTCAGTGCTAACACCTACCAAAAAATAACGGCAACGGTAAAGTAG
- a CDS encoding AAA family ATPase yields the protein MINKLIVDNFKCFDKIEIDLKNLTLFCGTNSSGKSSAIQSLLLIDNCLTTDYSLNSHWLNLGHFEEIRNFIIRRERVYIEIVQEASLCKIEVAEDEIISSAEGNYKAIYYISANRVGPKDFYHKITSNKNFIGENAEFLIDYFYKNSRNIVVNERMVDNSSSTLDFHVNYWLNKILNVTIALDNIISGNIITANYSFKGNKNVRPYHVGAGTSYIIGILILCLNIEKGATVILENPEIHLHPKAQSELASFLAFIAKSGVQIIIETHSDHIFNGIRKAVYRNEICNDDISIQFFEMNQNNLSDNINVNLNSRGKILDVRDDLFDQFDNDLDELLGLV from the coding sequence ATGATAAACAAATTAATAGTAGACAATTTTAAATGCTTTGATAAAATAGAAATTGATTTAAAGAATCTAACATTGTTCTGTGGAACTAATTCGTCAGGAAAATCTTCGGCCATCCAATCACTACTTTTGATAGATAATTGCTTGACGACAGATTACTCATTAAATAGTCACTGGCTTAATCTAGGTCATTTTGAAGAGATTAGGAATTTCATTATCCGTAGAGAACGAGTTTATATCGAAATAGTACAGGAAGCCAGCCTATGCAAAATTGAGGTAGCTGAAGATGAAATAATCAGTTCAGCCGAAGGGAACTACAAGGCTATTTACTATATATCTGCAAACAGGGTTGGCCCTAAAGATTTTTATCATAAGATAACCTCAAACAAAAATTTTATTGGGGAAAATGCTGAATTTTTGATTGATTATTTCTATAAAAACTCACGAAACATTGTGGTAAATGAAAGAATGGTCGATAATAGTAGCAGTACCCTAGACTTTCATGTAAACTATTGGCTTAATAAAATTCTAAATGTAACAATCGCACTTGACAATATTATTTCAGGCAATATCATAACTGCAAATTATTCATTCAAAGGAAATAAAAATGTTCGCCCCTACCACGTTGGAGCTGGAACCAGTTACATCATTGGTATACTTATCTTATGCTTAAATATTGAAAAAGGAGCCACTGTAATTCTTGAAAACCCAGAAATCCATCTCCACCCAAAAGCGCAATCTGAATTAGCCTCATTTCTAGCATTTATTGCAAAATCTGGAGTGCAGATTATTATTGAAACTCATTCGGATCATATTTTCAACGGAATTAGGAAGGCAGTTTACAGGAATGAAATCTGTAATGATGATATCAGTATTCAATTTTTCGAAATGAATCAAAACAACCTATCCGATAACATAAACGTTAATTTAAATAGTAGGGGAAAAATTTTGGATGTAAGAGATGACTTGTTCGATCAGTTTGACAATGATCTTGACGAATTATTAGGATTGGTATAA
- a CDS encoding 2-hydroxyacid dehydrogenase, producing MKVFISGNIASIGLKQLEENNISFTQWNEDRQITAEELIEACKDVDGLVSVGPNKLNAEFLNACKHLKVIALHSVGFDQVDVGEAKKLGIKIGNTPGVLSAATADTAFLLMLAVSRKAFYLHKKIISGDWKNYEPTPELGIELNDKTLGVFGMGKIGSELAKKCVAAYGMKVIYHNRSRNEEAEKELEAKYVSFEELLAESDVLSVHTALTSETEGKFSAAVFKQMKPTAIFVNTARGAIHNEADLIEALKDGTIWGAGLDVTNPEPMDKDNPLLSMENVAVLPHIGSATVETRAAMAELIAENIVAGLKGDKLPHEVE from the coding sequence ATGAAAGTATTTATAAGTGGCAATATTGCTTCGATTGGATTAAAACAATTGGAAGAAAACAACATTTCGTTTACGCAATGGAATGAAGACAGACAAATTACCGCGGAAGAGCTGATTGAAGCCTGCAAAGATGTTGACGGACTTGTTAGTGTAGGCCCGAACAAATTGAACGCTGAATTTTTAAACGCTTGTAAACATTTAAAGGTTATCGCGCTTCATTCGGTAGGTTTTGATCAGGTAGATGTTGGTGAAGCAAAAAAACTGGGGATCAAAATTGGCAACACGCCCGGGGTATTAAGCGCTGCAACCGCCGACACTGCGTTTTTGCTGATGCTTGCGGTTTCGAGAAAGGCGTTTTACCTGCACAAAAAAATTATTAGCGGCGACTGGAAAAATTATGAGCCTACGCCCGAACTGGGCATAGAGTTAAATGATAAAACGCTTGGCGTTTTCGGTATGGGCAAAATTGGTTCGGAGCTGGCCAAAAAGTGTGTTGCCGCTTACGGAATGAAGGTAATTTATCATAACCGATCGCGTAACGAGGAAGCTGAGAAAGAGCTCGAGGCCAAATATGTGTCGTTTGAAGAGTTACTTGCAGAAAGTGATGTGCTTTCTGTACACACCGCATTAACATCAGAAACCGAGGGAAAATTCTCAGCTGCGGTTTTCAAGCAGATGAAGCCAACCGCTATTTTTGTAAACACGGCAAGGGGTGCAATACATAACGAAGCTGATCTGATTGAAGCCTTGAAAGACGGTACGATTTGGGGAGCGGGATTAGATGTAACTAATCCGGAGCCTATGGATAAGGATAATCCACTCTTAAGCATGGAAAACGTTGCCGTTTTGCCGCACATTGGCTCTGCAACGGTAGAAACGCGTGCAGCAATGGCCGAGCTGATTGCCGAAAATATTGTGGCGGGCTTAAAAGGAGACAAGCTACCTCATGAGGTAGAATAA